TAGAAATTGTAGCAGATCCGCTTTGTTTAAGCTACCACTAGGAGGATATCCCATGGTATTTTCATTTTTCGTCCACTCGCCAATATACTCTCGCAGTCAACGACTCGGAGCGTTCTTCCACGCTGCCATCGCGCGCCAACGCCGCTAAGCTTGCCCGCAGCCTGGATGCCAGCTCCTCTTCTGACGAACACACCTCCTTAAAAAACGGCGTATACGTCCGGACCGCCTCGTCTAACGACAGTTCCCACTGCCAGTTTTCTTGCTGGTAGGTTACTTCCGGGTAATAACCGGCGGCAAACAATGTCGCCACGGTATAGGAAAGCGTTTTCCCCCAGGGCGCTTGGTAGGAATCGCCGAAAAACTGCCGACCCAGCTGTTCGCGAACGACATCGCGCCGCCGGGCAAAGGTTGTTAAAAAACACGCTTTGCGACTGGCGCGGCACAGAGCTAGCAGCGCATCCACATTGCTGATCCCCGGACACATCGAAGCAAAGGTCAGATCAAAAGCGCCTTGCCAGCCTTGCGCTTCCAAATCAACCGTTTCCCAAACGGCCTGTACAAAGTCGGTTTTCCCCAACAATCCTTCTTCCTCGGCACGATTCCTGGCATGGCGCAGCATATTGCCGGAAATGTCCGTCCCTACCACGCTGGCGCCGCGTCTGGCAAACGCTAAGGCATACGCACCCGGACCGCAGCCAACGTCAAGTACGGCAGTCCCAGCGCCCAACACGCCTTTCCCTTCCAAATAGGCTAGGGTAGAACGCATCCGACTGCTGTCGCGCTCCTTCCCCGCAAATTCCGCCGCCCGCAAATCCCAAAATTCTTGGGTCTTTTTCCAATCTCCGTCCGCCTTCCACTCTTGCCGCAAGGTCTCCAGCTGCATTCCGCCACTCCCTCTCCAGGCATTTCCTCTTGCAATACTTCCTCTCTGACAGGCAAAATCCTGCTGAAACCGCCACCTGCCGAGAAAACCATTTCGCGTCTTTCGTGTATTTCGCGGTTCTTTAGCAGCGTCCCTCCAATTTATTACCTAGCCGTTTAACGCTTATCCATTCAGCTATATGGATAAAGCTCCTCTGCCGCACCGTCTTAAAGGCTTGGGCAAAGGAGCTTTTATAGATTACTCAGTCCGCTTGAACCGCCAGCCGCCGCAAGCAAGCGGTCAGCTCGTTTATCTCCGTCATCTTCTTTCCACACAGCAGCAGTTCTTCCGCTAGACACAGCACCAGCCGCTGCCCTGATGCCTGTACCCGTAGATCTGTCAATTCTTTGAAATCAAAAGGCAGCCCTGCGTCGCACAGGCGTCCTACCGAAGCGCAGGCAATAAAACCGAGGGTATCAGCCAAACGCTCTTGCCGGGAAAAACGGTTGTAAGGACTTTGAAAGGGGTTGCTCTCCCCGAAATGC
This region of Anaeromusa acidaminophila DSM 3853 genomic DNA includes:
- a CDS encoding class I SAM-dependent methyltransferase; amino-acid sequence: MQLETLRQEWKADGDWKKTQEFWDLRAAEFAGKERDSSRMRSTLAYLEGKGVLGAGTAVLDVGCGPGAYALAFARRGASVVGTDISGNMLRHARNRAEEEGLLGKTDFVQAVWETVDLEAQGWQGAFDLTFASMCPGISNVDALLALCRASRKACFLTTFARRRDVVREQLGRQFFGDSYQAPWGKTLSYTVATLFAAGYYPEVTYQQENWQWELSLDEAVRTYTPFFKEVCSSEEELASRLRASLAALARDGSVEERSESLTARVYWRVDEK